The following coding sequences lie in one Myxococcales bacterium genomic window:
- a CDS encoding sigma 54-interacting transcriptional regulator: MGGERPFEALECAGEGARSRVYRGVWRATGAPIALKVSTSNDGGAELAAEGALLARLDLRWGPRALGAGACAGEVGADAKAELEGPGARWLALGWSDGHTLSEALRGAPDVASRVTLAARVAHGVGRALEELHALGLRHGDVKPANILVTSGPIARDAAEERGVSLVDYGFAGGARLVGATPRYLAPEVSRGGAPLVEADLFALGVVLLEVLEPDARGGAPLGALGALDALTSPSARPAEAEVAGWARALTCAEPAGRPSARWVADRAARLLGLLPDPVELRGRRMRAIVRGVVAPRASALGAGTTLDPTIGEPVRGWLLEASARLASVGVAGSHVAPLSALEKTRWLLGLVGPQAAAWPSPVEDEAALARSLLALAERWELGAISSRELSRAEEARVHEREREPATEPLDLERVAWLARECAAAEPAPEARAELEARVEGEADACPLALRVGFGRVLLRRGELGRAHATLAPHYEPLVEACEGSRPPRSAADACLLGAEIARRRGDRTEARRLARAAARCVSLGERAGAVLGRLAWDEGDLAGAVAEVEGAAGGSSAEVLGLVRYSRGEYAAGCVEVRRALAAERDAVLSARLAGVLGMLEHARGDAAASLAAFARASELAGREGALVEEASYGTGVAAAAADLGDVATALATAQRVALLWERFGQPARAARAWLSRSSAFALVGASHGAREAATEALVLAGRAGDPLAEAYARWALAELSAPVETYEGLRRVDEALAALAPRDPLRVRAAAALLRASPDALASERLVACDAAAATAEATARWEWWGARALHAATVSASVPRAHAPDEVLAELLALASSEARGEAAASEGRALEAGVSLAERLGHGDAAKLLTARLARLASRVRAHCPPELLAAMPLGHWARARSTEVPGAELAPAQIEQLEGIVKGLASREGLRPLLDQVLDALVLWTGVERGLLLLCAPNGRLVPRAARNLARGDLVGEQLSLSMGLAKRALESGEAVVALDALTSHGDAHASVHALRLRSVLAVPLRARGDVLGVVYLDDRLKTGAFGPRELAWVRLLATQAAMAVADARDKLLLRRAVRREARAAERATRSLGRAEAELVAARATLAASSPLSGLGLIGTSEPLVAMLRVAARVAASDVPVLVLGESGTGKELVARAIHARGARKERLFVGENCASVPEALLESTLFGHVKGAFTGASATRVGLFELAHKGTLFLDEIGEMSPGMQAKLLRVLQDGEVRPVGSERSRRVDVRVIGATHRDLAAMVRSGAFREDLYYRLDVVTLRVPPLRERRADIPLLFAHFLEKHAGTAAPLVTRAALAKLTDYAWPGNVRQLENEARRSIVLADGRVDVAELSPEIAASIHAGDLGAQSLRQRLDALEAELVREALEASGGNQTRAATALGVSRFGLQKMMKRLSIR; the protein is encoded by the coding sequence TTGGGGGGCGAACGTCCCTTCGAGGCCCTGGAATGCGCCGGCGAGGGAGCGCGGAGTCGGGTCTACCGGGGCGTCTGGCGAGCCACCGGCGCTCCGATCGCGCTCAAGGTCTCGACCTCCAACGACGGAGGCGCGGAGCTCGCGGCGGAGGGCGCGCTCCTCGCGCGCCTCGATCTCCGTTGGGGCCCGCGGGCCTTGGGGGCGGGGGCCTGCGCGGGCGAGGTGGGAGCCGACGCGAAGGCTGAGCTTGAGGGGCCGGGGGCCCGGTGGCTCGCGCTTGGCTGGTCGGACGGGCACACGCTCTCGGAGGCCTTGAGGGGCGCGCCGGACGTGGCCTCCCGCGTGACGCTCGCGGCGCGGGTCGCCCACGGCGTCGGGCGGGCGCTCGAAGAACTGCACGCGCTCGGGCTGCGTCATGGAGACGTGAAGCCCGCGAACATCCTCGTCACGTCGGGCCCCATCGCTCGCGACGCCGCGGAGGAGCGCGGCGTGAGCCTGGTCGACTATGGGTTCGCGGGCGGCGCGCGGCTCGTTGGGGCGACGCCTCGGTACCTCGCGCCGGAGGTGTCGCGCGGCGGCGCGCCGCTGGTGGAGGCCGACCTCTTTGCGCTCGGCGTGGTGCTCCTCGAGGTGCTGGAGCCCGATGCGCGCGGCGGCGCGCCGCTGGGCGCGCTGGGCGCGCTGGACGCGCTGACCTCGCCTTCCGCTCGCCCGGCCGAGGCCGAGGTCGCGGGGTGGGCGCGAGCGCTCACCTGCGCGGAGCCCGCGGGGCGCCCGAGCGCGCGGTGGGTGGCCGACCGCGCGGCGCGCTTGCTGGGGCTCCTGCCCGACCCGGTCGAGCTTCGTGGGCGTCGCATGCGGGCCATCGTGCGGGGCGTGGTCGCTCCGCGCGCGTCGGCGCTGGGCGCGGGGACCACCCTCGACCCCACGATCGGCGAGCCCGTGCGCGGCTGGCTCCTCGAGGCGAGCGCCCGCCTCGCCTCGGTGGGGGTCGCAGGGAGCCACGTGGCGCCGCTCTCCGCGCTGGAGAAGACCCGCTGGCTGCTGGGCCTCGTCGGACCTCAGGCGGCGGCGTGGCCGTCGCCCGTGGAGGACGAGGCCGCGCTCGCGCGGAGCCTGCTCGCGCTGGCGGAGCGGTGGGAGCTCGGGGCGATCTCGTCGCGCGAGCTGTCGCGCGCTGAGGAGGCGCGCGTGCACGAGCGCGAGCGCGAGCCCGCGACCGAGCCGCTCGACCTCGAGCGCGTCGCGTGGCTGGCGCGCGAGTGCGCGGCGGCCGAACCCGCCCCGGAGGCGCGCGCCGAGCTCGAGGCGCGCGTGGAAGGCGAGGCCGACGCGTGTCCGCTCGCGCTCCGCGTGGGTTTCGGGCGAGTGCTGCTGCGTCGCGGCGAGCTTGGGCGCGCGCACGCCACGCTCGCCCCCCACTACGAACCGCTGGTCGAAGCCTGCGAGGGCAGCCGGCCGCCGCGGTCGGCCGCGGACGCGTGCCTCCTCGGCGCCGAGATCGCGCGGCGACGAGGCGACCGCACGGAGGCGCGCCGCCTCGCTCGCGCTGCGGCGCGCTGCGTGTCCTTGGGCGAGCGCGCTGGCGCCGTGCTGGGGCGCCTCGCGTGGGACGAGGGCGATCTGGCGGGCGCCGTGGCTGAGGTCGAGGGGGCAGCGGGGGGCTCGTCCGCCGAGGTCCTCGGCCTCGTCCGCTACTCGCGTGGCGAGTACGCGGCGGGGTGCGTCGAGGTGCGTCGCGCCCTCGCCGCGGAGCGCGACGCGGTGCTCTCGGCGCGCCTCGCAGGGGTGCTGGGAATGCTGGAGCACGCGCGGGGCGACGCTGCGGCGAGCCTCGCTGCGTTCGCGCGCGCCTCCGAGCTCGCGGGCCGAGAGGGGGCCCTCGTGGAGGAGGCGTCGTACGGCACGGGCGTCGCCGCGGCCGCGGCAGATCTCGGCGACGTGGCGACCGCCCTCGCCACGGCGCAGCGGGTCGCGCTGCTCTGGGAGCGCTTCGGCCAGCCGGCGCGAGCCGCGCGCGCGTGGTTGTCGCGGTCATCGGCGTTCGCCCTCGTGGGAGCATCGCATGGAGCGCGCGAGGCCGCGACCGAGGCCCTGGTGCTGGCGGGCCGCGCCGGTGATCCGCTCGCCGAGGCGTACGCGCGCTGGGCGCTGGCCGAGCTCTCCGCGCCGGTGGAGACCTACGAGGGGCTCCGCCGCGTGGACGAGGCGCTCGCCGCCCTCGCGCCGCGCGATCCCCTCCGAGTGCGGGCCGCAGCCGCGCTCCTCCGGGCGTCGCCCGACGCGCTCGCCTCGGAGCGACTGGTCGCGTGTGACGCAGCCGCCGCCACCGCGGAGGCGACGGCGCGGTGGGAGTGGTGGGGCGCGCGGGCGCTCCACGCGGCGACGGTGTCGGCGTCGGTCCCTCGTGCGCACGCGCCGGACGAGGTGCTCGCCGAGCTGCTCGCTCTTGCCTCTTCGGAAGCTCGGGGCGAAGCGGCGGCGTCCGAGGGGCGCGCCCTCGAGGCCGGCGTTTCCCTCGCGGAGCGCCTAGGCCACGGCGACGCCGCGAAGCTGCTCACGGCGCGCCTCGCGCGCCTCGCGTCGCGCGTCCGCGCCCACTGCCCGCCCGAGCTGCTCGCGGCGATGCCCCTCGGTCACTGGGCGCGCGCTCGATCGACCGAGGTGCCAGGCGCCGAGCTCGCGCCGGCGCAGATCGAGCAGCTCGAGGGCATCGTCAAGGGCCTCGCGTCGCGCGAGGGCCTGCGCCCTCTGCTCGACCAGGTCCTGGATGCCTTGGTGCTGTGGACCGGCGTGGAGCGGGGGCTCTTGCTCCTCTGCGCGCCGAACGGGCGCCTCGTCCCCCGCGCGGCCCGAAACCTCGCGCGGGGCGATCTCGTGGGCGAGCAGCTCTCGTTGTCCATGGGCCTCGCCAAGCGCGCGCTCGAGAGCGGCGAGGCGGTGGTCGCGCTCGACGCGCTCACGAGCCACGGCGACGCGCACGCGTCCGTACACGCGCTCCGTCTCCGCAGCGTGCTCGCCGTTCCGCTCCGCGCGCGGGGCGACGTGCTCGGCGTCGTCTACCTCGACGACCGCCTGAAGACCGGCGCGTTCGGCCCGCGGGAGCTCGCGTGGGTGCGCCTGCTCGCGACCCAGGCCGCGATGGCCGTGGCCGACGCGCGCGACAAGCTGCTGCTCCGGCGCGCCGTGCGCCGCGAGGCGCGCGCGGCGGAGCGCGCGACCCGTTCGCTCGGGCGGGCCGAGGCCGAGCTCGTCGCCGCGCGCGCGACCCTCGCCGCGAGCTCGCCGCTCTCCGGCCTCGGCCTCATCGGAACGAGCGAGCCGCTCGTCGCGATGCTGCGGGTCGCCGCGCGCGTCGCGGCGAGCGACGTGCCGGTCCTCGTGCTCGGCGAGTCGGGCACCGGCAAGGAGCTTGTGGCGCGTGCCATCCACGCGCGGGGCGCGCGCAAGGAGCGGCTCTTCGTCGGCGAGAACTGTGCGAGCGTCCCCGAGGCGCTGCTCGAGTCGACGCTCTTCGGCCACGTGAAGGGCGCATTCACCGGCGCCTCGGCCACGCGGGTGGGCCTCTTCGAGCTCGCGCACAAGGGCACGCTCTTCCTCGACGAGATCGGCGAGATGTCCCCGGGCATGCAGGCGAAGCTGCTCCGCGTGCTGCAGGACGGCGAGGTGCGTCCGGTGGGCTCCGAGCGCTCGCGCCGGGTAGACGTGCGAGTCATCGGCGCGACCCACCGAGATCTCGCCGCGATGGTGCGCAGCGGCGCGTTCCGCGAAGATCTCTACTACCGGCTCGACGTGGTCACGCTGCGCGTGCCGCCGCTCCGCGAGCGCCGCGCCGACATCCCGCTCCTCTTCGCGCACTTCCTCGAGAAGCACGCGGGTACCGCGGCGCCCCTGGTCACGCGCGCCGCGCTCGCGAAGCTCACGGACTACGCCTGGCCGGGCAACGTGCGACAGCTCGAGAACGAGGCGCGCCGGTCCATCGTCCTCGCCGACGGGCGCGTCGACGTGGCCGAGCTGTCGCCCGAGATAGCCGCCTCGATCCACGCGGGCGATCTCGGCGCGCAGAGCCTCCGCCAGCGACTCGACGCGCTCGAAGCGGAGCTCGTCCGTGAAGCGCTCGAGGCCTCCGGTGGCAACCAGACCCGCGCCGCGACAGCCCTCGGTGTGTCGCGTTTCGGACTCCAGAAGATGATGAAAAGACTAAGTATTCGCTGA
- a CDS encoding exonuclease, producing MPQPVDVFFSADIESDGPVPGAYSMLSFALVVAGRFDGVRFEPPASYDDALELELRPVTARFDAKALAVSGLSRERLLREGREPGEAMREAAGWVRERVRADGATPVLVGYPLGFDWAFLSYYFDVYGGGSPFGHSRGFDLKTAVALTLGIPIAQAGRAGLPATLRGDQPHTHTALDDAIEQAQVLGKLFAARGASRVGAA from the coding sequence ATGCCGCAACCGGTGGACGTGTTCTTCTCCGCGGACATCGAGAGCGACGGTCCCGTGCCTGGGGCCTATTCGATGCTCTCCTTCGCGCTCGTGGTCGCCGGCCGCTTCGACGGCGTCCGGTTCGAGCCGCCAGCCTCGTACGACGACGCGCTGGAGCTCGAGCTGCGGCCCGTGACCGCGCGCTTCGACGCCAAGGCCCTCGCTGTGTCGGGGCTCTCGCGCGAGCGCCTCCTTCGCGAGGGCCGCGAGCCGGGCGAGGCCATGCGGGAGGCCGCCGGCTGGGTTCGGGAGCGCGTGCGTGCCGACGGCGCGACGCCCGTGCTCGTGGGGTACCCCCTTGGGTTCGACTGGGCGTTCCTCTCGTATTACTTCGATGTCTACGGGGGGGGCTCGCCGTTCGGGCACTCGCGCGGCTTCGACCTGAAGACCGCCGTCGCCCTCACGCTGGGCATCCCGATCGCGCAGGCGGGGAGGGCCGGCCTGCCCGCGACGCTCCGCGGCGACCAGCCCCACACACACACCGCGCTCGACGACGCGATCGAGCAAGCGCAGGTGCTCGGCAAGCTGTTCGCGGCGCGAGGCGCCTCGCGCGTGGGGGCCGCGTGA
- a CDS encoding FHA domain-containing protein yields MWKLVIEDDEGKRTVVPLSRDDYSVGRKEGNTIRLTERNISRDHARLVRKAASTGGGDTYVLEDKESYNGVHVNGLRVAEPTELQHGDLIQLGDYRIVYQDESMTEATAPYVPVTEVEASRKTMPMASAFRGSLLMERPTRLVMLVGPTPGVEFPLDPELTTVGRAEDCHVSVDHNSVSRLHCEIHTLGEGRYEIMDKGSSNGVRVNGADLRRGIIEAGDLIELGDVRFKFVGAGQVFIPGANESQQLTAISDRQVEFASKRPAAAKGSVVPSMVLGAIVATALVVGGYIALSREQAPPVKPVAAADAVMEYELGKLKEAQAVCAKGPAAPACDDAHSTTNREIREASAVRVTPEYRAFEAQWAEGMLTRADSADAATKRGLLTRVEATTSLDPSLRAKAAALLAAGQPSATATETAPPPSASAAPPATVEPPATAAPPPTTPPTPTGPTAALTPTAAPPPATAPATPGTTAPPKPSAKPAPSNPLEAAIKAGDWGAVKSQLLPRKDQLDCGGLQTLKQACRATGDTACAKAAGDLRVSRKCQ; encoded by the coding sequence ATGTGGAAGCTTGTCATCGAAGACGACGAGGGAAAGCGCACGGTCGTCCCGCTGTCGCGCGACGACTACTCCGTCGGCCGCAAAGAGGGGAACACCATCCGCCTCACCGAGCGGAACATCTCGCGAGACCACGCGCGGCTCGTCCGCAAGGCCGCGTCGACGGGCGGCGGCGACACGTACGTCCTCGAGGACAAGGAAAGCTACAACGGCGTCCACGTGAACGGGCTGCGCGTGGCCGAGCCCACCGAGCTGCAGCACGGTGATCTCATCCAGCTGGGTGACTACCGCATCGTCTATCAAGACGAGTCGATGACGGAGGCGACCGCGCCCTACGTCCCGGTGACCGAGGTCGAGGCGTCACGCAAGACGATGCCCATGGCGAGCGCCTTCAGAGGCTCGCTGCTCATGGAGCGCCCCACGCGGCTGGTCATGCTGGTGGGACCCACGCCCGGGGTCGAGTTCCCCCTCGATCCGGAGCTCACCACCGTCGGTCGCGCGGAAGACTGCCACGTCTCCGTCGACCACAACTCGGTGTCGCGCCTGCACTGCGAGATCCACACGCTGGGCGAGGGCCGCTACGAGATCATGGACAAGGGCTCCTCGAACGGAGTCCGGGTGAACGGCGCCGATCTGCGGCGCGGCATCATCGAGGCCGGCGACCTCATCGAGCTCGGCGACGTGCGCTTCAAGTTCGTCGGCGCTGGCCAGGTCTTCATCCCCGGCGCCAACGAGAGCCAGCAGCTGACGGCGATCAGCGATCGTCAGGTCGAGTTCGCGTCCAAGCGACCCGCCGCCGCCAAGGGCAGCGTCGTCCCCTCGATGGTGCTGGGCGCCATCGTGGCCACGGCCCTCGTCGTGGGCGGATACATCGCTTTGTCGCGCGAACAGGCGCCGCCCGTGAAGCCCGTCGCCGCCGCGGACGCCGTCATGGAATACGAGCTCGGCAAGCTCAAAGAGGCGCAGGCCGTCTGCGCGAAGGGCCCCGCTGCCCCCGCGTGCGACGACGCCCACAGCACGACCAACCGCGAGATCCGTGAGGCCTCGGCCGTCCGCGTGACGCCCGAGTACCGCGCGTTCGAGGCCCAGTGGGCCGAGGGCATGCTGACGCGAGCCGACTCCGCCGACGCCGCCACGAAGCGCGGCCTGCTCACCCGAGTGGAGGCGACGACCTCCCTCGACCCCTCGCTCCGAGCCAAGGCCGCGGCGCTCCTCGCCGCGGGTCAGCCCTCGGCGACGGCCACGGAGACCGCTCCGCCGCCGTCGGCCTCCGCGGCGCCGCCCGCTACCGTCGAGCCTCCGGCGACCGCCGCGCCGCCTCCCACCACCCCTCCGACACCGACGGGCCCTACCGCGGCGCTGACGCCGACAGCCGCGCCGCCGCCGGCGACCGCCCCGGCCACGCCTGGGACCACGGCGCCTCCCAAGCCGAGCGCCAAACCCGCCCCCTCGAACCCCCTCGAGGCGGCCATCAAGGCCGGTGATTGGGGCGCGGTGAAGAGCCAGCTCTTGCCGCGCAAGGACCAGCTCGACTGCGGCGGCCTCCAGACGCTCAAGCAAGCCTGCCGGGCCACCGGGGATACCGCGTGCGCGAAAGCCGCCGGCGACCTCCGCGTGTCCAGGAAGTGCCAATAG
- a CDS encoding DUF333 domain-containing protein encodes MSSSPLKAALAVLPLVLFACGSPPPPAPPPPQPPPSGGPSGANPGGNLSMANPASKNCVDKGGKLEIRADAQGNESGVCLFPDGSSCDEWAFMNGKCAPGRR; translated from the coding sequence ATGAGCTCCTCCCCGCTGAAAGCCGCCCTGGCCGTCCTCCCGCTCGTGCTCTTCGCGTGCGGGAGCCCTCCGCCTCCTGCTCCTCCGCCCCCGCAGCCACCCCCGTCCGGTGGGCCCTCGGGCGCGAACCCCGGCGGCAACCTCTCGATGGCCAACCCCGCGTCGAAGAACTGCGTCGACAAGGGTGGCAAGCTCGAGATCCGCGCCGATGCCCAAGGAAACGAGAGCGGCGTGTGCCTCTTCCCCGACGGCTCGAGCTGCGACGAGTGGGCCTTCATGAACGGCAAGTGCGCCCCCGGGCGACGCTGA
- a CDS encoding OmpA family protein has product MRPVRRPALPIAARAVLTVLAAVGVSAPALTANAQPIPEANGQGFDTHLFRPAMDSKGFFSTNGTDILGAGDFSLGLVIDYGRNLLRVRDLGQDSPQLINHQFQGTFHFDYGIANRLVLGVSAPVNLSSGDAQFDKQNPPQPTVNPGQWSPNAFDSQTLGYLALHGKLRLLRQERGFGLAISAQVGVPVTDAPRSAGADPGYFVWPQVIAEKRFIGAGLLRVGVNAGFRAHQQSTTALDLRDGRFVDGQRVTYGLGVSMRVAEPVDLVADTYGTFLLGNADSAVKPSNEVTGGLKIFIERNSYLMLGAGPRYTKGFEAADVRAFVGFIFEPSIGDRDGDGIKDDLDKCPDEKEDFDDFEDEDGCPEPDNDHDGIPDVKDRCPNVPEDKDGDEDEDGCPEPPKDGDRDRDGIPDSRDKCPDDPEDKDGFEDQDGCPELDNDNDGIPDVKDLCPNEPETFNKFKDEDGCPDRPDLLIEDNNIVILKKIQFKTGSAEILTESNTIIDTVAGAIKDHPEFQLIEVAGHADERATDAYNLNLTQARVNAVVAALIARGVAAEKLRGKGYGEFCPEDPAHNEEAWEKNRRVEFKIVKGADGPTGVALGCENAASKGVRPDPIP; this is encoded by the coding sequence ATGCGACCCGTACGACGCCCCGCCTTGCCGATCGCAGCGCGAGCGGTCCTCACCGTGCTTGCCGCCGTGGGGGTCAGCGCACCCGCGCTGACCGCGAACGCGCAGCCCATCCCCGAAGCGAACGGTCAGGGTTTCGACACCCACCTGTTTCGCCCCGCGATGGACTCGAAGGGGTTCTTCTCCACGAACGGCACCGACATCCTCGGCGCGGGGGACTTCAGCCTCGGTCTCGTCATCGACTACGGCCGCAACCTCCTCCGAGTGCGCGATCTCGGCCAGGACAGCCCACAGCTCATCAACCACCAGTTCCAGGGCACGTTTCATTTCGACTACGGCATCGCGAACCGGCTCGTGCTCGGTGTCTCGGCGCCCGTGAACCTGTCGTCCGGCGACGCTCAGTTCGACAAGCAGAACCCCCCTCAGCCCACGGTGAACCCCGGGCAGTGGTCGCCGAACGCCTTCGATTCGCAGACCCTCGGCTACCTCGCGCTCCACGGGAAGCTCCGCCTGCTCCGGCAGGAGCGAGGCTTCGGCCTCGCCATTTCGGCCCAGGTCGGCGTCCCCGTCACCGACGCGCCCCGCTCGGCGGGCGCAGACCCGGGGTACTTCGTGTGGCCGCAGGTCATCGCCGAGAAGCGCTTCATCGGCGCGGGGCTGCTCCGCGTCGGCGTCAACGCAGGGTTCCGCGCGCACCAGCAGAGCACCACCGCGCTCGATCTTCGCGACGGCCGCTTCGTCGACGGCCAGCGCGTCACGTACGGCCTCGGCGTCTCGATGCGCGTGGCGGAGCCCGTCGACCTCGTCGCGGACACGTACGGCACGTTCCTCCTCGGCAACGCCGACAGCGCGGTCAAGCCCTCCAACGAGGTCACCGGCGGGCTCAAGATCTTCATCGAGCGGAACAGCTACCTCATGCTTGGCGCCGGTCCGCGGTACACGAAGGGCTTCGAGGCGGCCGACGTGCGCGCGTTCGTCGGCTTCATCTTCGAGCCCTCCATCGGAGATCGCGACGGCGACGGCATCAAAGACGATCTCGATAAGTGCCCGGATGAAAAGGAAGATTTCGACGACTTCGAGGACGAAGACGGCTGCCCCGAGCCAGACAACGACCACGACGGTATCCCGGACGTCAAGGACCGCTGCCCGAATGTCCCCGAGGACAAGGACGGCGACGAGGACGAGGACGGCTGCCCCGAGCCGCCGAAAGACGGCGATCGCGATCGCGACGGTATCCCCGACTCGCGCGACAAGTGCCCCGACGATCCGGAGGACAAGGACGGCTTCGAAGACCAGGACGGCTGCCCCGAGCTCGACAACGACAACGACGGCATCCCCGACGTGAAGGACCTCTGCCCGAACGAGCCGGAGACCTTCAACAAGTTCAAGGACGAAGACGGCTGCCCCGATCGACCGGATCTGCTGATCGAAGACAACAACATCGTCATCCTCAAGAAGATCCAGTTCAAGACGGGCTCTGCCGAGATCCTCACCGAGTCGAACACGATCATCGATACGGTGGCTGGCGCGATCAAAGACCACCCGGAGTTCCAGCTCATCGAGGTCGCCGGACACGCCGACGAGCGCGCGACCGACGCCTACAACCTGAACCTCACCCAGGCGCGCGTGAACGCGGTCGTCGCGGCGCTCATCGCGCGCGGCGTGGCCGCCGAGAAGCTGCGTGGGAAGGGCTACGGCGAGTTCTGCCCCGAGGATCCTGCGCACAACGAAGAGGCGTGGGAGAAGAACCGGCGCGTCGAGTTCAAGATCGTGAAGGGCGCGGACGGCCCGACGGGCGTCGCGCTCGGGTGCGAGAACGCGGCCTCGAAGGGCGTCCGGCCCGATCCGATCCCCTGA
- a CDS encoding alpha/beta fold hydrolase gives MPAPPTTARVLYLHGFASGPGSAKAKAFAQFAAARGIPIERLDLRRPNFEHLRLSAMIDHVRERIGGARERVVLVGSSLGGLTACRVAERDPRVAALVLMAPAFRLMDLWASRLGPEGLAAWSATGWLEVDDYQARAKARVDYGFFEDMTRADPEEPPDVRVPVLLFHGVGDDVVPIARARDFAAGRRNVRLVEVDDGHELVRSLPDIVAESARFLAGWGWDAA, from the coding sequence ATGCCCGCTCCCCCGACGACGGCCAGGGTCCTTTATCTCCACGGTTTCGCCTCGGGCCCAGGCTCCGCCAAGGCCAAAGCTTTCGCCCAGTTCGCCGCCGCGCGCGGGATCCCCATCGAGCGGCTGGACCTGCGACGGCCCAACTTCGAGCACCTGCGGCTCTCCGCCATGATCGACCACGTGCGGGAGCGCATTGGCGGCGCCCGCGAGCGGGTCGTGCTGGTGGGGTCTAGCCTCGGCGGGCTGACGGCGTGCCGCGTAGCCGAGCGCGATCCGCGCGTCGCAGCGCTGGTGCTCATGGCGCCGGCGTTCCGGCTGATGGACCTCTGGGCCTCCCGGCTCGGGCCCGAGGGCCTCGCGGCGTGGTCGGCGACCGGCTGGCTGGAAGTGGACGACTACCAGGCTCGCGCCAAAGCCCGCGTCGACTACGGCTTCTTCGAGGACATGACCCGGGCCGATCCCGAGGAACCGCCCGACGTCCGCGTGCCGGTGCTGCTCTTCCACGGTGTGGGCGACGACGTGGTCCCCATCGCTCGCGCGCGCGATTTCGCCGCGGGGCGCCGCAACGTGAGGCTCGTCGAGGTCGACGACGGCCACGAGCTCGTCCGCTCGCTACCCGACATCGTCGCCGAGAGCGCCCGGTTCCTCGCCGGCTGGGGTTGGGACGCGGCCTGA